One window of the Salvia miltiorrhiza cultivar Shanhuang (shh) chromosome 6, IMPLAD_Smil_shh, whole genome shotgun sequence genome contains the following:
- the LOC130990455 gene encoding uncharacterized protein LOC130990455, which translates to MKFVYILTGWEGSAADSRVLRDAVNRVHGLKVPRGNYYLCDNGYANSEGFLSPYKGVRYHLKEWGPESVRPQNAKEMFNMRHTKARNVIERAFGLMKMRWAILRSASYYPVHVHNRLVMCCFLLHNFIRSEMVHDPLEALVDRQPGADAYEEHGDEDDGFVDAIQTSPQWNRARDAIVEAMWNET; encoded by the exons ATGAAGTTTGTTTACATATTAACTGGTTGGGAGGGATCAGCTGCTGACTCTCGGGTTTTAAGAGATGCTGTCAACCGAGTGCACGGACTCAAAGTTCCAAGag GAAATTACTATTTATGTGATAACGGTTACGCGAATAGCGAAGGGTTTTTGTCTCCATACAAAGGTGTTAGGTATCACCTTAAGGAGTGGGGTCCTGAATCTGTGAGACCTCAAAACGCCAAGGAAATGTTCAATATGAGGCACACTAAAGCTAGAAATGTGATTGAGCGTGCATTCGGACTCATGAAGATGCGATGGGCGATACTTCGGAGTGCGTCGTATTATCCTGTCCATGTTCATAATAGGCTGGTTATGTGTTGTTTTCTACTACACAATTTCATTCGTTCAGAAATGGTGCATGATCCACTTGAAGCGCTGGTTGATAGACAGCCTGGTGCAGATGCCTATGAAGAGCATGGAGACGAAGATGATGGTTTTGTTGATGCTATTCAAACGTCTCCCCAGTGGAATCGCGCTAGAGATGCAATCGTTGAAGCAATGTGGAATGAGACTTGA